The window CCGATACGAGGGCAGGTCGTAGGCCCGGCGCGCCAGCTGCAGGCTGCACAGGTATCGGTACGGCGGGCACAGCTGGCCGGTGGCCTCGCACGCGCGCCGCAGCACCGACATGTCGAAGCCCGCGTTGTGCGCGACGAGCACGTCGGCACCCGCGAACGCCGCGATGTCGCCGAGTTGCTCGCTCCACGTCTTGGCGTGCGCGACGTCGTGTGGTCGGATGCCGTGGATGCCGATGTTCACGTCGAAGAACCGGTCATGGCCGGCCGGCGGTCGGATGAGCCACCCGGTCTTGGCCACCACGGCGCCCGCACGCACACGCACCAGGCCCACCGCACACGCCGACGCACTGCTGGAGTTCGCCGTCTCGAAATCGATCGCAGTGAAATCCAGGGCCACGACCCCACTCTCGCCCGGCGCGCGCTGCCAGACGGTGAGGCGCGCCGGTGTCGGCCGGGGCGCGTCGTAGGCTCGTGACATGGCCACGCGCGAAGAGATGTCACGGTCGTTCGGCGGTGCTGCTGACGTGTATGAGACAGGGCGGCCGCAGTACCCGGCCGAGGCGGTCGAGTGGATGCTGCAGCCCGTGCGCGGCGCCGATGGCCTGGTGCGCGTGGCCGATGTGGGCGCGGGCACCGGCAAGCTCACGCGTGCGCTCGTCGACGCCGGCGCCCAGGTGGTCGCCGCAGATCCGGATGCCGCGATGCTCGCCGCGCTGCGCGGTGGCCTGCCGGGCGTGACGACGTATGTGGGGACGGGGGAGTCGTTGCCGCTACCGGATGCCGCATTCGATGCAGTCGTCTTCGGCCAGGCCTGGCACTGGGTCGACCCGGTGGCAGCC is drawn from Microbacterium protaetiae and contains these coding sequences:
- a CDS encoding exonuclease domain-containing protein is translated as MALDFTAIDFETANSSSASACAVGLVRVRAGAVVAKTGWLIRPPAGHDRFFDVNIGIHGIRPHDVAHAKTWSEQLGDIAAFAGADVLVAHNAGFDMSVLRRACEATGQLCPPYRYLCSLQLARRAYDLPSYRLPSAAAAAGFTDFTHHEATADAMACAHIIIDAARRVDAADLHALAGAHGLRVKTIDVTVPAREPVFAA